Proteins encoded by one window of Fischerella sp. PCC 9605:
- a CDS encoding LmeA family phospholipid-binding protein, which yields MLGGLTGLTDPKGTDWGERMLNTVATQTIRHLFTKSESVEVFVRCYPSSKLLQGSIDSFKMKGRGLVIRRDFAAEEISIETDAVAIDFGSVVSGKLRLKQPTQAIAQVVLSEAGINDSFKAELVRKRLVNLSLPALTALSGGKPVSFTEVQVELLPENRLRMFAKADLNNGELVPLQMTLTIAVERRRRISFTNPEIELDQVPEAQREISRTLSLALAEILDNMVDLDRFDLDGVKMRLNRLETEGKRLIFSGYAEIERIPRSG from the coding sequence ATGTTAGGCGGACTTACTGGTTTGACAGATCCTAAAGGCACAGACTGGGGAGAACGGATGCTAAATACCGTTGCTACCCAAACGATTCGCCACCTGTTCACCAAAAGCGAGTCAGTAGAAGTCTTTGTCCGCTGCTATCCTTCCAGCAAACTCTTGCAAGGCAGCATCGACAGCTTCAAGATGAAAGGCCGTGGTTTGGTTATCCGTAGAGATTTTGCTGCCGAGGAAATTTCTATAGAAACGGATGCTGTTGCGATTGATTTTGGTTCAGTTGTAAGTGGCAAGCTGCGTCTGAAGCAACCTACGCAAGCGATCGCTCAAGTTGTATTGTCAGAAGCAGGCATCAACGACTCTTTTAAAGCAGAACTAGTCAGAAAGCGGCTGGTGAACCTATCTTTACCTGCTTTGACAGCGTTATCTGGTGGTAAACCAGTCTCGTTTACCGAAGTACAAGTAGAACTATTGCCAGAAAATCGCCTGCGGATGTTCGCAAAGGCTGATTTAAACAATGGTGAACTTGTACCGCTACAAATGACTCTAACTATCGCTGTTGAAAGGCGGCGGCGTATTTCTTTTACAAATCCAGAGATTGAACTCGATCAAGTGCCAGAAGCGCAGCGGGAAATATCCAGAACCTTGAGTCTGGCATTAGCGGAAATTTTGGATAATATGGTCGATTTGGATCGCTTTGACCTAGATGGGGTAAAAATGCGACTTAACCGTTTGGAAACTGAAGGGAAACGATTAATTTTCAGTGGTTATGCGGAAATTGAGCGTATACCTCGTAGTGGTTAA
- a CDS encoding HlyD family secretion protein, whose amino-acid sequence MTSHSNSDWLPPVQENEFLPPISRWTNLGGMVIVVIVGIATMLTSVLKYKTTVKAEATVRPTGELRLVQAVAEGAVMHISVKENQPVNRGDVIATIDNSSLQTKKSLLHTNIQQAQLQRVQINAQIHALHRQIEAETNRINRMIAAAKAELSNRRRDYQDKRAIAITEVAEAEANLKAAEAALGVARSKRDRYQLIADSKAISKNQLEEAQLEVAEQEQAVEAARSKLQRAQTTLNPIDAEVAIAAERIAQEQASGQANLATLAKEQEALIQQRVEINKQLERSTRELQQVEFDLRQTTITATADGVIAKLNLRNSGQMVRPGEEIAQILPINTPLEVKAIVSPGDRNKLRARQNVQIRVSACPYPDYGVLKGTVSQIAEDTTRPQASGTATTDFVAANHNSNAAIAFYEVMIEPETQTFGQGNNQCALQSGMEARVDIITREETVLQFLLRKARLMTDV is encoded by the coding sequence ATGACTAGTCACTCTAACTCAGACTGGCTACCCCCAGTTCAAGAAAATGAGTTTCTCCCACCAATTAGTCGTTGGACTAACCTTGGCGGAATGGTCATCGTCGTGATTGTGGGAATCGCTACGATGCTAACGTCTGTACTCAAATACAAAACAACGGTCAAAGCAGAAGCAACAGTTCGTCCTACAGGTGAATTGCGGCTCGTCCAAGCGGTAGCCGAAGGTGCAGTCATGCATATTTCTGTCAAAGAGAATCAACCTGTGAATCGCGGCGATGTGATCGCGACGATCGATAACTCTTCTCTGCAAACGAAAAAGAGTTTACTGCACACTAATATCCAGCAAGCCCAACTCCAGCGAGTGCAAATTAATGCTCAGATTCATGCCCTCCATCGCCAGATCGAAGCAGAAACCAACCGTATAAATCGGATGATCGCTGCTGCCAAAGCAGAACTGAGTAATCGTCGTCGAGACTATCAAGACAAACGAGCGATCGCCATTACTGAAGTAGCAGAAGCGGAGGCAAACTTAAAAGCTGCGGAGGCGGCTTTAGGTGTAGCTCGATCAAAGCGCGATCGCTATCAGTTAATTGCGGATAGTAAAGCCATTTCTAAAAATCAATTGGAGGAAGCCCAACTCGAAGTTGCAGAGCAAGAACAAGCTGTTGAAGCTGCCCGATCAAAACTGCAACGTGCCCAAACCACCCTGAATCCGATCGATGCTGAGGTGGCGATCGCCGCTGAGCGCATTGCTCAAGAGCAAGCCAGCGGTCAAGCCAATCTTGCCACATTAGCCAAAGAACAGGAAGCTTTGATTCAGCAACGAGTTGAAATCAATAAACAGCTCGAACGCTCCACCCGTGAGTTGCAACAAGTCGAATTTGATCTCCGTCAAACCACCATCACTGCCACAGCCGATGGAGTTATCGCCAAGCTGAATCTACGCAACTCGGGTCAAATGGTGCGTCCTGGGGAAGAAATCGCTCAAATTCTCCCTATTAATACGCCTTTGGAGGTGAAGGCAATTGTATCCCCTGGGGACCGAAATAAATTGAGAGCCCGGCAAAATGTCCAGATACGGGTTTCCGCCTGCCCCTATCCTGATTACGGCGTTCTCAAAGGCACGGTTAGTCAAATTGCCGAAGATACTACCAGGCCTCAAGCAAGTGGTACGGCGACAACTGACTTTGTTGCTGCAAATCACAATAGCAATGCAGCGATCGCCTTTTATGAGGTGATGATCGAGCCAGAAACTCAAACATTTGGTCAGGGCAATAACCAATGTGCACTTCAATCTGGGATGGAGGCTAGAGTCGATATCATTACCAGGGAAGAAACCGTGTTGCAATTCCTACTCAGGAAAGCAAGGCTGATGACAGATGTATAG
- a CDS encoding sulfurtransferase: MFNYAHPEVLVDSQWLVDHLNDPNVRVVEADLTPQAYNTGHIPGAVFWNMLTDLLLPDYRINFDPIAWEKLLARSGITNDTTVITYGDFPASGAWLFWLLKVFGHRDVRVLNGSRRKWVTEGRPLTTETPTIVPTQYQVQLPDSSLRAFHEEVRESINRADRVLVDVRTPQEYSGELFMIEPPKETERAGHIPSAVPVYYELALNEDGTFKSIKDLQALYSDKGIIPDKKVITYCAVGGRSGHTWFVLKYLLGYPNVQNYDGSWNEWSRLPNMPIDIGLG, encoded by the coding sequence ATGTTTAACTATGCCCATCCTGAAGTACTTGTTGACAGTCAATGGCTTGTTGACCACCTGAACGACCCTAATGTTCGTGTAGTTGAAGCCGATCTAACTCCCCAGGCATACAATACCGGACACATTCCTGGTGCAGTCTTCTGGAACATGCTCACTGATTTGCTACTTCCCGATTACCGCATCAACTTTGATCCAATTGCCTGGGAAAAATTGTTGGCACGTTCTGGCATTACCAACGACACAACAGTGATTACTTATGGCGATTTCCCTGCCAGTGGGGCATGGCTGTTTTGGCTTCTAAAAGTCTTCGGTCATCGCGATGTGCGCGTCCTCAACGGCAGTCGTCGAAAATGGGTGACGGAAGGTCGTCCTCTAACGACAGAGACACCAACCATTGTGCCAACCCAGTATCAAGTACAGTTACCCGACTCCAGCTTGCGGGCGTTTCACGAGGAAGTTCGAGAATCGATTAACAGGGCAGATCGTGTATTAGTGGATGTCCGTACACCTCAAGAGTACAGCGGCGAATTATTTATGATCGAGCCTCCCAAAGAAACGGAACGGGCAGGACACATCCCCAGTGCAGTGCCTGTTTATTATGAACTAGCTTTGAACGAAGATGGTACTTTCAAATCGATCAAAGACTTGCAGGCACTTTACAGCGACAAGGGCATCATCCCTGATAAAAAAGTGATTACCTACTGTGCTGTTGGTGGGCGATCTGGGCATACCTGGTTCGTCTTGAAGTATTTGCTGGGCTATCCAAATGTGCAGAATTATGATGGCTCGTGGAATGAGTGGAGTCGTCTTCCCAATATGCCAATTGATATTGGGTTAGGTTGA
- the menD gene encoding 2-succinyl-5-enolpyruvyl-6-hydroxy-3-cyclohexene-1-carboxylic-acid synthase yields MPIGFRNTNELWASILTQTLKHLGLTTAVICPGSRSTPLAVAFAQSAPEIEAISILDERSAAFFALGRAKATGCPTAIVCTSGTAGANFYPAVIEARESRVPLLLLTADRPPELRNCHSGQTIDQLKLYANYPNWQAELALPATDMGMLAYLRQTVMYAWERSLYPVPGPVHLNIPFRDPLAPIPDATDLNYLESYFQSDEFFASIESLVGQASRLSIDIGGLDVHPAITQWQQCQRGIIIAGIAQPQQPYKYCQAIAQLAQTLKFPVLAEGLSPVRNHADLNPHIISTYDLILRNQQLAQQLAPEIVIQIGEMPTSPVLRHWLKTTTAKRWLIDPSDQNLDPLHGRTIHLRVSVEQLVGEEWGSRTDVETRHGASGRGREGEGRKFSSSPHPPIPPSSYLHQWCTAEAKVRVAVDQTLTGIKDLLESKIAWLLSQTLPPETPIFIANSMPVRDVEFFWKPSNLGVRTFFNRGANGIDGTLSTALGIAHHHQSSVMLTGDLALLHDTNGFLIKNKFVGHLTIVLINNNGGGIFEMLPIAKFDPPFEEFFATPQDIDFAQLCATYGVQHELITSWERLQTQLNPLPSRGIRVLELQTNRKADTKWRQENLGRFALI; encoded by the coding sequence ATGCCAATTGGTTTTAGAAATACTAATGAACTTTGGGCTTCTATATTGACGCAGACATTGAAGCATCTAGGGTTAACAACCGCTGTAATTTGTCCAGGTTCGCGATCCACACCTTTAGCAGTCGCTTTTGCCCAATCAGCACCCGAAATAGAAGCAATTTCCATTTTAGATGAACGTTCTGCTGCTTTTTTTGCCTTGGGAAGGGCAAAAGCAACAGGATGTCCCACTGCTATTGTTTGCACCTCTGGCACAGCGGGGGCAAACTTTTACCCAGCAGTAATTGAAGCCAGAGAAAGTCGTGTACCGCTATTGTTGTTAACTGCCGATAGACCACCAGAATTGCGAAATTGCCACTCTGGACAAACTATAGATCAGTTGAAATTATACGCCAATTACCCAAACTGGCAAGCAGAATTAGCTTTACCTGCAACAGATATGGGGATGCTGGCTTATTTACGGCAAACGGTCATGTATGCTTGGGAGCGATCGCTTTACCCAGTACCCGGCCCAGTACATCTGAATATACCCTTTCGCGACCCCCTCGCACCCATTCCTGATGCAACTGACTTGAACTACTTGGAATCATACTTTCAGTCAGACGAATTTTTTGCAAGCATAGAATCTCTTGTGGGACAGGCGTCTCGCCTGTCTATAGATATAGGCGGGTTGGATGTCCACCCCGCAATCACCCAATGGCAGCAATGCCAACGCGGCATCATCATCGCTGGAATTGCCCAACCACAACAACCATATAAATATTGTCAGGCGATCGCTCAACTTGCCCAAACCTTAAAATTCCCTGTCTTGGCAGAAGGACTTTCTCCTGTCAGAAATCATGCCGATCTCAACCCTCATATTATTTCTACCTATGACCTGATATTGCGGAATCAGCAACTGGCGCAACAGCTAGCGCCAGAAATAGTAATTCAAATTGGTGAAATGCCTACCAGTCCAGTATTGCGTCACTGGCTAAAAACCACCACCGCTAAACGCTGGTTAATTGACCCCAGCGACCAAAACCTCGATCCCCTCCACGGTAGGACAATTCATCTGCGGGTGAGTGTAGAACAGCTAGTTGGGGAAGAGTGGGGGAGTCGAACAGATGTAGAGACGCGCCATGGCGCGTCTGGGAGAGGGAGAGAGGGAGAGGGGAGGAAATTCTCCTCATCCCCCCATCCTCCCATCCCCCCATCCTCTTATCTCCACCAATGGTGTACGGCAGAAGCAAAAGTCAGAGTAGCTGTTGACCAAACCTTAACGGGAATAAAAGACTTACTTGAAAGTAAAATCGCTTGGTTACTGTCCCAGACTCTACCACCAGAAACCCCTATATTTATCGCCAACAGTATGCCTGTGCGGGATGTGGAATTTTTCTGGAAACCAAGTAACTTAGGTGTACGAACCTTTTTCAACCGGGGTGCAAATGGCATTGATGGCACTTTATCCACTGCTTTGGGAATCGCCCATCATCATCAAAGCAGCGTCATGTTGACGGGAGATTTAGCACTATTGCACGATACCAATGGCTTTTTAATTAAAAATAAATTTGTTGGGCATTTGACAATTGTATTAATTAACAACAATGGTGGTGGAATTTTTGAGATGTTACCCATTGCCAAGTTCGATCCGCCATTTGAAGAGTTTTTTGCTACTCCTCAGGACATTGATTTTGCTCAATTGTGTGCCACTTACGGCGTGCAGCATGAATTGATTACTTCTTGGGAACGCTTGCAGACTCAGTTAAATCCATTACCTTCTAGGGGTATTAGGGTTTTGGAGTTGCAAACAAATCGCAAAGCCGATACCAAATGGCGTCAAGAGAATTTGGGTAGGTTTGCACTGATATAG
- a CDS encoding diguanylate cyclase domain-containing protein, with translation MVAPKILVVEDEKIQAVDIKNSLIKLGYTVTETTDYAEAVVKKIAEINPSLVLIDICLAGEVDGVQVVDIIQNTFKIPVLYLTDSLVYEKIQINNLLDPFSYILKPFTEKDLHIAVEIALYKHKIQKQLQTEKQRLLSIINSMGCAVLVTDINVRIEMMNPLAEMLTGWQQKEALGKYLVEVLNLVDRDTGERIANLATQAMQAGVVLRLPDNCRLIAKNGTEIPIGDTVAPIRDCLGNITGAVVVFQDITQRKQTEAQLIRNAFYDGLTALPNRVLFLDRLKQALERCKRRVNSHFAVLFLDLDGFKEINDRFGHGMGDDLLIAIARRLESCLRSGDTVARFGGDEFAVLLEDIKDVGDAINIAKRIQETLGLPLHLNGVEIFTTASIGIALSCSGYDEPRTLLRDADTAMYRAKEQGKANYIVFDNKFLT, from the coding sequence ATGGTCGCTCCGAAAATCCTAGTTGTAGAAGATGAAAAAATCCAAGCTGTAGATATTAAAAATAGTTTAATAAAGTTAGGATATACAGTTACCGAAACCACTGATTATGCTGAGGCAGTGGTAAAAAAAATAGCCGAAATCAATCCAAGTTTAGTATTGATTGATATCTGCTTGGCTGGAGAAGTAGACGGTGTACAAGTTGTAGATATTATTCAGAACACTTTTAAAATACCAGTATTATATTTAACAGATAGCTTAGTGTATGAAAAAATACAAATAAATAACTTACTAGATCCTTTTAGCTATATTCTGAAACCATTTACTGAAAAAGACTTACATATTGCCGTCGAAATAGCTCTTTATAAACACAAAATCCAAAAGCAATTGCAAACAGAAAAGCAAAGGTTACTGTCAATTATTAATAGTATGGGCTGTGCGGTATTAGTCACAGATATTAATGTTCGGATCGAAATGATGAATCCACTGGCAGAAATGCTCACAGGTTGGCAACAAAAAGAAGCTTTGGGGAAATATTTAGTAGAAGTTTTAAATTTAGTTGATCGCGATACCGGAGAAAGAATTGCTAATTTAGCCACGCAAGCAATGCAAGCAGGTGTAGTTTTGAGATTACCAGATAACTGTAGGTTAATTGCCAAGAATGGAACAGAAATACCGATTGGAGATACTGTAGCACCAATTCGCGATTGTTTGGGTAATATTACAGGTGCTGTTGTAGTTTTTCAAGACATCACTCAACGCAAGCAAACAGAAGCGCAATTGATTCGCAATGCTTTTTATGATGGACTAACAGCACTACCCAACAGAGTTTTATTCCTGGATCGACTCAAACAAGCATTGGAACGTTGTAAAAGACGGGTTAATAGTCATTTCGCTGTTTTATTTTTAGATTTAGATGGCTTTAAGGAAATTAACGATCGCTTTGGCCATGGGATGGGTGATGATTTATTGATAGCGATCGCCCGACGTTTGGAGTCTTGCTTGCGTAGTGGTGACACCGTTGCCAGATTTGGTGGTGACGAGTTTGCCGTTCTTTTAGAAGATATTAAAGATGTTGGCGACGCTATCAACATTGCCAAACGCATTCAAGAAACCTTAGGCTTACCTCTTCACCTCAACGGAGTTGAGATATTTACAACAGCAAGCATTGGCATTGCCTTGAGTTGCAGTGGTTATGATGAACCAAGAACCCTGCTGAGAGATGCAGATACAGCTATGTATCGCGCTAAGGAGCAAGGAAAAGCAAATTATATTGTATTTGATAATAAATTTTTAACTTAA
- a CDS encoding DUF6220 domain-containing protein, with product MTTSFNFDSVRVSTRWIQIGFLIVTVVFNLCLVTQLLTVGLAVFHSPEWWNIHVWFVRGFSGLGVLLLGWAYLSPFPRRVRLLTASLIILLGLQFLTIHLNRFLSLGILYPLIGFMLFTASTTLVHRVWHIVFDKSDTETLCDRTI from the coding sequence ATGACAACAAGTTTCAATTTTGATAGCGTGCGGGTATCTACACGCTGGATTCAAATTGGTTTTCTCATAGTGACTGTGGTTTTCAATCTCTGCTTAGTTACCCAACTTTTAACTGTTGGACTAGCCGTATTCCATAGTCCTGAATGGTGGAATATCCATGTTTGGTTTGTTCGTGGGTTTAGTGGACTGGGAGTGCTTCTACTAGGATGGGCATACCTGAGTCCGTTTCCTCGGAGAGTGCGGCTCCTCACTGCAAGTTTGATAATACTTCTGGGATTGCAATTTCTCACAATTCACCTGAATCGCTTTTTATCTTTGGGCATACTTTACCCACTGATTGGATTCATGCTGTTCACTGCTTCCACAACTTTGGTGCATCGAGTGTGGCATATAGTCTTTGACAAGTCAGATACCGAAACACTTTGCGATCGCACAATCTAA
- a CDS encoding helix-turn-helix transcriptional regulator → MANSLQSLFQAIAQARNEEELRSQIMDRVGTYFAANRWGIFFFDRLPPTNSRLQNLLEVALSVEHNPVLRYLVERHAPVHEALVLSPKAWKMICPRADHWHVMAGPIVSSGCLIGAVGFTRVRGTPAFNTQNLADLSALCLHLSTWLATVRVQPTAFDTPSRDRLTPRELQIAELVAQGLTNAEIGTTLWIQENSVKQALKRMFRKLEVSSRAEMVARLFSSKNKDVGEIVFKGARSQTYPPE, encoded by the coding sequence ATGGCGAATTCTTTGCAATCTTTATTTCAAGCGATCGCCCAGGCGCGGAATGAGGAAGAATTGCGATCGCAGATCATGGATAGGGTGGGTACATATTTTGCCGCTAATCGTTGGGGAATTTTTTTCTTCGATCGGCTTCCTCCTACTAACAGTCGTCTCCAGAACCTGCTGGAAGTAGCCTTATCTGTAGAGCATAATCCGGTTTTACGCTATCTAGTTGAGCGTCATGCTCCTGTTCACGAAGCATTAGTGTTATCGCCAAAGGCATGGAAGATGATTTGTCCGCGTGCCGATCACTGGCATGTGATGGCCGGGCCAATCGTCAGCAGTGGTTGCCTTATCGGTGCTGTTGGCTTTACCCGCGTTCGCGGTACTCCTGCGTTTAATACACAAAATCTTGCCGATCTAAGTGCGTTGTGTTTGCATTTATCCACCTGGTTAGCAACAGTACGAGTGCAGCCTACTGCATTCGATACTCCAAGTCGCGATCGGCTCACCCCCCGCGAACTTCAAATTGCTGAATTGGTTGCACAGGGACTTACGAATGCTGAAATTGGTACTACTCTTTGGATTCAAGAGAATTCTGTCAAGCAAGCTTTAAAGCGGATGTTCCGAAAGTTAGAAGTTTCGTCTCGCGCCGAGATGGTGGCTCGGCTTTTCTCTAGTAAGAACAAAGACGTTGGCGAGATAGTTTTTAAGGGAGCGCGATCGCAAACGTACCCACCCGAATAA
- the folB gene encoding dihydroneopterin aldolase, producing MDCIHVTGIRAYGYTGFLPEEQVLGQWFEVDLKLWLDIDSAAKSDAIADTVDYRRVINLVQHLIKTSKFALVERLVATIADSILQECDRLTQVQVILSKPAAPIPDFGGKISIEVTRIKPNG from the coding sequence ATGGACTGCATTCATGTAACGGGAATTCGCGCCTATGGCTACACTGGCTTTTTACCAGAGGAACAGGTGCTAGGCCAATGGTTTGAGGTGGATTTGAAGTTATGGTTGGATATCGACTCAGCAGCTAAATCTGACGCGATTGCAGATACAGTGGACTACCGTCGAGTCATCAACTTGGTGCAACATCTGATAAAGACATCAAAGTTTGCTTTGGTGGAACGCTTAGTAGCTACCATTGCAGATTCTATTCTACAAGAGTGCGATCGCCTTACCCAAGTTCAAGTCATTCTCAGCAAGCCTGCTGCACCCATTCCAGACTTTGGCGGCAAAATTAGCATCGAAGTCACCAGAATTAAACCCAATGGTTAA
- a CDS encoding GNAT family N-acetyltransferase: MSIVLETARLQLRPCQIEDLLLVHELWTSDRIRYFLFDNRVISLEESRSFIEDSLSNFERHGYGLWLIFAREISYLAGFAGFLPSEEAIPSLIYGIHPNLWGNGYATEAANAVLHYVLEELALPKVRADVDEPNISSVQVLEKLGMKRTGRAVIKGHPLLYFELYRSEDIT; this comes from the coding sequence ATGAGCATTGTACTCGAAACGGCCAGACTACAGCTTAGACCTTGCCAGATAGAGGATCTTCTACTCGTCCACGAGCTTTGGACTAGCGATCGCATTCGCTATTTCCTTTTCGACAACCGAGTAATTTCACTAGAAGAATCACGCTCGTTTATCGAAGACAGCCTATCGAACTTTGAACGACACGGATACGGACTCTGGCTAATCTTTGCCCGTGAAATTAGCTATCTCGCTGGCTTTGCTGGTTTTCTACCTTCAGAGGAAGCAATACCCAGCTTGATCTATGGGATTCATCCCAATCTGTGGGGAAACGGTTACGCAACAGAAGCAGCTAATGCTGTATTGCACTACGTCCTAGAAGAACTTGCATTACCTAAAGTCAGGGCAGACGTAGATGAACCAAACATCTCATCTGTACAGGTGCTTGAGAAGCTAGGTATGAAGAGAACAGGGCGTGCAGTAATTAAGGGACACCCACTTCTTTATTTTGAACTTTATCGTTCAGAAGATATAACCTAA
- a CDS encoding CBASS cGAMP-activated phospholipase has translation MSFRILSLDGGGIRGLVAAKMLAAIEKQILQPLNEYFNLIAGTSTGSILATAIATGRSSEEIVELYKQKSSIIFPYRSRFSLKRIPLIIKYGLSAPKYSNDGLIQVLKETFGETRLFDVPSPLLLIVSYDTITREPIIFKSWRQDKDYGNVPLWEVCVCSTSAPTYFPAYKLQRKVNRTIQQANSECIYSAIDGGVAANNPSASAVAEALRLGHAADKITVLSIGTGDRTRIIPFEKAESWGLIQWAQPLIGVLFDASSDIYEYITNQIMDNHVLRLQFKLDRQLTGKRLSDDIDDVSEENINNLIEAAEVYINQPQIQAALQEFLRVSH, from the coding sequence ATGTCTTTTCGGATTTTAAGTTTGGATGGTGGCGGAATTCGAGGATTAGTTGCAGCAAAGATGCTGGCAGCAATTGAAAAGCAAATTCTGCAACCTTTAAATGAGTATTTTAACTTAATAGCTGGAACTTCTACAGGGTCAATTTTAGCCACAGCTATAGCCACAGGACGCAGTAGTGAAGAAATTGTTGAGTTATACAAGCAAAAAAGTTCAATAATTTTCCCTTACAGAAGTCGTTTTTCACTCAAGCGAATTCCCCTAATTATAAAATACGGTTTGTCTGCTCCCAAGTACTCGAACGACGGTTTAATTCAAGTACTGAAAGAAACTTTTGGAGAAACCAGACTGTTTGATGTTCCATCGCCTTTACTATTGATTGTCTCTTATGACACGATTACCCGTGAACCAATCATTTTTAAAAGCTGGCGGCAAGACAAAGATTATGGCAACGTACCGCTGTGGGAGGTGTGCGTCTGTTCAACATCTGCACCAACTTATTTTCCAGCATATAAACTACAAAGAAAGGTAAACCGAACAATTCAACAAGCAAATAGTGAATGTATATATTCTGCTATTGATGGTGGTGTCGCTGCTAACAACCCCTCCGCTAGTGCTGTTGCTGAAGCGCTGAGACTAGGCCACGCAGCAGATAAAATTACCGTTCTCTCAATTGGGACAGGCGATCGCACGCGGATAATTCCCTTTGAAAAAGCTGAAAGCTGGGGTTTAATACAATGGGCACAACCTTTGATTGGTGTATTATTTGACGCCTCATCAGATATTTACGAGTACATCACCAATCAAATCATGGATAATCACGTCTTGCGCTTGCAATTCAAACTGGATCGGCAATTAACTGGCAAGCGTTTAAGCGATGACATTGATGACGTGAGTGAAGAAAATATCAATAATTTGATAGAAGCGGCAGAGGTTTATATTAATCAGCCGCAAATACAAGCAGCATTACAGGAATTTTTACGAGTTAGTCATTAG
- a CDS encoding ABC transporter ATP-binding protein — translation MATLELRNINKTYSPKVVPVKDVSLTVDKDEFLTLLGPSGCGLATTLRMIAGLEEVTRGNIILGDEDITFKRPGDRNMAMVFQSYALYPHMTVYDNLASGLKLKKVPRTEIKQRVAEVAEILGLGELLQRKPGQLSGGQRQRVAVGRALVRHAQVYLLDEPLSNLDALLRERVRADIKQIFAAQKAPVVYVTHDQTEAMTLSTKVAVLNNGYVQQLDPPARIYNNPANLFVAGFVGSPQMNLLTLPCKGYYAMLGDFQIPLPHIPTVPPQIVLGIRPEHVRIAQDEDTNIIKGRVFLVENLGMHNLVSVNVGSSKTEALTVRALLPTDQNWHDEEITLALPHQNIHWFDVESGDVLRN, via the coding sequence ATGGCAACACTAGAACTGAGAAACATAAATAAAACCTATTCTCCTAAAGTTGTCCCAGTTAAAGACGTCAGCTTAACTGTAGATAAAGATGAATTTCTGACTTTGCTTGGCCCGAGTGGTTGTGGACTTGCCACAACCTTGAGAATGATCGCAGGGTTGGAAGAGGTAACGCGCGGTAACATTATCCTGGGAGATGAGGATATCACCTTTAAGCGACCGGGCGATCGCAATATGGCAATGGTGTTTCAAAGCTATGCCCTTTATCCCCATATGACGGTGTACGATAACCTCGCCTCTGGACTGAAATTAAAAAAAGTTCCGCGTACCGAAATTAAACAGCGAGTGGCAGAGGTAGCAGAAATTTTGGGATTAGGAGAATTATTGCAACGCAAACCCGGTCAACTATCTGGAGGACAAAGACAGCGGGTTGCAGTTGGTCGGGCACTGGTGCGTCACGCCCAAGTATATTTATTAGATGAACCGCTTAGTAACCTAGATGCCTTACTGAGGGAACGAGTCCGCGCTGATATCAAGCAAATATTTGCTGCCCAAAAAGCCCCGGTGGTATACGTCACCCACGACCAAACAGAAGCAATGACGCTTTCTACTAAAGTTGCAGTGCTAAACAACGGTTACGTGCAACAACTCGACCCACCCGCACGCATTTACAATAATCCAGCCAACTTGTTTGTGGCAGGTTTTGTCGGCAGTCCGCAAATGAATCTACTCACCCTACCCTGCAAGGGATATTATGCCATGCTGGGTGACTTTCAAATACCTCTACCCCATATCCCGACGGTTCCACCACAAATTGTCTTGGGAATTCGTCCAGAACATGTTCGCATTGCCCAAGATGAAGATACAAACATTATTAAAGGTCGAGTATTTTTGGTGGAAAACCTGGGAATGCACAATTTGGTGAGTGTGAATGTAGGTAGTTCCAAAACAGAAGCTTTAACAGTGCGTGCTTTGTTACCCACAGACCAAAATTGGCATGACGAAGAAATCACACTAGCATTGCCACACCAGAATATCCACTGGTTTGATGTAGAGTCTGGTGATGTGCTGCGGAATTAG